In the Thermosipho atlanticus DSM 15807 genome, GATGTTAAAATAAATATAGAATATATAAAGGAGTTGGAAAAATGAAGAAAGAAAAATCTTTCATCATATTACATGGTTTTAAGGACGTTGAAATTAAAAAAGCTATAAAAGTTTTGAAAGAAAATTTCCCCGATAAAGAGTTAATTTTTGCTACTTCTACACCGACAAACATGAAATGGTCATTGGAAGTTCTGTTAAGAGAATTGGAAAAAGAATATGAAGAAATGAAAAAATTAAGGAAAGAAAAGTGATGTGTTATAATGGAAACGTAACATAGGAGGTGAGTTTTTTGGGACGTTTAAGAGTATATGAACTTGCAAGGCAATTGGAAATGGACACAAGAGAATTAATGAAAGAGTTAGCAGAACTAGGCATAGAAATAAAGAGCCATATGAGTTATATTGATGAAGAAACTGTAAACATTTTGCTGGAAATGTACAGTAAGTCAGATGAAGAAGAGGTTGATGATATAAGCAAATATGAGGAATTTATAGAACTTGAAGAGGAATTGGAAATAAAGGAGAAGACTGGAAGAAAATCTGAAGGTTCAAAAATAAAACCAGATAAGAAGAAACCTTTGATAACGATAACAGAAGATGATTTAAAGTTGGATAAATTTTCCAAAAAAATTAATATACCTCAAAATAGAATAATACAAGACTTTTTTATGAAAGGTGAAGTTTTAAAACCTGGTCAAAAATTGAATTTACAACTTGCAAAGAAAATTGCAAAAATGTACGATGTAAGAATAGGATTTGATGTGGAAGAAGTAAAAGCTGAAA is a window encoding:
- a CDS encoding DUF3783 domain-containing protein — encoded protein: MKKEKSFIILHGFKDVEIKKAIKVLKENFPDKELIFATSTPTNMKWSLEVLLRELEKEYEEMKKLRKEK